The genomic stretch AAACCGCCGGCGGACATCGATTTTGGCCTCGGAACCCGCCTGCCGCCATGATTCCGGCGTTGTGAACGCCTCGATATTCGAGAGGAACTCCATTTTCACCGCAATGAACTCGAACGCCTTGCCCACGTCTTCACGCGTCGCGACGGACCGCGCGTTGCCGCGCGCGATGGCGAAAATCAGCTTGTCGACGCTATTCGAAAGCCGCGTCTGGAAATCACCCAGCAGCTTGAGTTGCTCCCGTCGGTCTCGGTTCTCATCGAGCAGCGCCTGCTGCTTCTCACGAATGTACTGCACAACCTCGGCTGGAATCTCCACCTCAGCATATTTCGACCGAAGGTAGGCCACCAACACCTTTAGCTGCCTTTCGACCGCATCTTGAGCTTTCACGGAAGGGTAGCGGGCGGTGTGCTGAGCACCGTCGTGCATGTCCAGCGCGATCTCTGCCTGCCGCTCGGTATCGCGCGGAATCTCGATCGCGAAATCGAATCGGCTCAGCACGTTTATCGAAAGCCCGAGATCGCGCAGGCGCGCATGTCCGCTGTCTACGCCCTCCGACTCAGATAAGTAAACATCGCTGTGTTTGTTCATGTCGATGTGAACGGCGGTCAGCGCGTGATGAGTGCGCTTCGCAGCGGTCGAGTCAATAACTTTACCGTCCTCCATTGCCATCGACAACACGCCCATAACCTCCTTTTTTACGTTGTCTGGAACGTGGTGAAAATCCTGCACAGCGAAACAGCCGCGATGCGCCTGCGGGATAAGGCCGGGCTCCGATGTCCAGCCGCCGTCTTTGCTGACCGCACGACCCGCGATGCCCGCCACACTTATCTTTGCCGGGTGCGCCTCCGTGAATACCGGATTCAGGATCTTCGCCGCTTCGACCAGCAATTTTTTGCCCACGGCTGGCGAGCCGACGAACAAGTTGTGAAGCCGATGCGGTAGCGACCGTTTGGAGTCGTATCCGTCGGACACCGACTGGAGGATAACGGCGGAAAGGCTGCGGTCCAAGTGTGGCGCCTTCTCAATCCCCCTGATGCCGATCGACTTGATCAGTTGATCGCGGATATAGGCCATCAGAGCGCCATCTTTTCGGGACAGCTTCTTCACCCGCTGTTCCGCGGCCAAGGTTTCCTCCGGCGTTGCCATGATGATCTGGAGGGGATCATCGGACAGGGCCACATCCGCCAATAGAAACCGGTAGTCCAACCCGGTAAACTTCCCGCCAGAGCTAAACGTGGGAAGGGTCACGGGACAGCCGAGAAAGTCCAGCATGTGGTGGCTGTGGAACATCTCGGGAAGGCGCCGGACAAGGCCATCGTCCACGATGGTCGCAGTGCGAATTTCGTCCGCGGACGTGTCCGCAATCGTCAGAGTCATCTTGTCCGCCAGTTCGCCCTCGAAATGAAACGGGACTACCGAAGAGATCGCCTTCATGTGGCCGCGGATCCTGCACGCCGCACCAAGTGCCTCCTTGCGCCGAATCTGTGACAGGCTGCTATACCCGATGGCGCTCCACTGGGCTCGGTTGAGGTGCTGCGCAGCGACGGCGATGTTGTCGCTCACACTTTCGGCTTCCGGGACGGCCTCAGTCACCGTGGCGCAGAGCACCCGAGTTTCCAAGTCGGTCACGCGCCGGACGGCGCTCGGTGTTGATTGTGCGCTTTTCATCGTGTTAGTTGGCGGCCGCTTTCAGCTCATCGACGTGCTCGATGGTCTCAATAATTGCGAGAACATCCACCCTATCGGCGTTTGAAATGTACGCCTTAAATTCCTCGATGGCGTCCGGGATCAGCCCTTCTTCTTCAAGGCACTCTGCAAATTCGAGATGCGCATCCGCGTACAACGGATCCAGCGACAGCGCCGCTCGGAACTCTGCCAGGGCATCAGACCGCTTGCCCAATTCGCAGAGGATCTGCCCGCGGACAAGATGCGCCGACGAATAGTCGTTATCAATGGCAAGGGCCTTGTCGGCCGCGTCCAAGGCCAAATCGGTGAGACCGGCGCCCGCATGAAAGTAAGCCTCCGCGAGGAAAGTGTATCCCTCGGGACGCGAAGTATCAAGACGATGCGCCATTTCAACATCGGCCTTCATTCGCACGTCATCTTCGTCTGCCCGGCACAGTTTTGCTCGCAGCAAATAGGCATCGACGTTCGCCGTGTTCTTGGCAATCGCCCTTTCGACGTCACGGAGCGCTTTCGTCGCAGCACCCAGATCATAATAGGCACGTCCCCTACGGATCAGTGCATCGTCAACCATTTTCTTGTTTCGGATATCCTTGGTGGCCTGCTGTATGATTGACATCAGTTCGGTGCGGGGTTTCACGTCGCTTTCGCGGGAAGCCAAACGGACAGAATGGTTCTTGGCAAGGAGGTTCATGGCGGTCGAGAAATCCGCCTGCGCCTTGGCATCATCATCGAAGAAACTGCTCGAGTAGCACAGCCCACGGATAGCAAACGCCTTCGGGTCGTCGGGATTCAACTCGATGGCTTTCTCGACGTCGCGCATCACCGCCTCATCATAGCCATCGTCGAGGTAGAGCAGAGCACGCGCTACATAGGCCTTCGGATCGGTCGGGTTCTTGGCGATCATGTCAGTGGCTCTGGCCAATTCCGCGTCGAAAGGGTCTTCCTGCGAAAGGGCCTTCTGCACCTCTACGGTGCTGAGCGTTTTGGTCGTCCTGGTCACTTTTGTCTCCCATGGTTCTGGCATTACCTATTATCGTGCAATTGCGGAATTTCGGCCGCACGAATTCCTCTATGCGCCAATATACCGAATCTCATGGCCGAAGTCAACCCAACTAATTGTTCTTGAACTACTTACGCGTGACACCTTACGACGTTGGGTGCCGCGCGGTGCACAGATCCAAAAAACACGCCTCTTTGGGCGCCAGTCGAGGCAACAAAAAAACCCGGCGCTGGCCGGGCTGTGGTCGGGAAAACGCAAAGTGTTTACGGGTACACGAAACTGAGTTCGTCGTCAGTCCAGCGATCCAGCTCCGCCGGCTGCTCCACATCAAACCCCGCCAATCCCCACTGACGAAGACTATCCTGAAGGTGCGCTACTTGGTTACCGAGCGGCTCCCGAATCCGTTTTGGAGTCGACTTTGATTCGGCCCTTTTTGACTTGGGCTCTGTCACCTTGGTCAGTTTTTCTCTCAGTGCAGGCCTGTCAAAACCAAGCCAGTGAATGGCATCGCTCCTGGTGATTCGCTTCTGCCCACTTATTTGCTTGACCACAAGCCTGGCAACGCATTTACCCACAATGGCGGGGCACCCTGTATTTCGCTCCATCACCCTTACGGCCAGTGTCTTACCGAGTGAGCCCTGATCCGCAATCTCATCAAGGATTTCACGCGCTTTCGGCCGGATTACTCGATCCCGAATTGTGTGCGTGTTCCGCTCGTTCCGCCAATCCAGCAGTTTCTCATAATCAGACTTGAAATCGTCGTTCCACTCCAAGCCAAACAAGGGAATGCACCATTCGCATTCCTCGAATGCAGGAACACGTGGACGCTGTGCAATGTCCCACCAGTTGCGATATTTCTGCAGGCGATCAGGCTCCAACGATATATCCGGTACAAGGAGCCCGAAACGAGAGTACTGGTGCTGGACGAAATCCGTACCTAACGAGGCTCTCATCATGTTGGCGACAGCATATGCCGCGCCGTACATTGGCTGGCTGAAGAGCGCTTCGTCCTTGAACCTGAAATTCAAGCCGTACTGATTACGCATCCATGTCCCTAATTCCGGGTACGTGCGAGGAGCTTTTGGGCTATCCTGCATTTGAATGAATATCTGACAGGCCTCGCCAAAACTCAGATGACAGTCAGGCGCGATCAACGCTGCCGCGCGCGCTAAGTGCTGACAGGACTCAGCTCCGAAACTGTCCAGCTTAGCGATTACCGGTAAAAGGATGCGAGCCGCCCGATGAACTACCGGTGCAGGCACACCCCGTGAGAAGAATGCAAAATACACGGGCAACATGAGATCGATCGCCGCTTTGGCCATGAAGGGATTTCGGGAATCCATGCAAAGAACGCGGAGGCGCCGCAACGATTCCGCGTCTTCCTGCAGAGGGTCGATCTCACCCAAGTCGTTTCCTGGCATTAGCACAGGAAGCATCTCCCATAACATGCTGAGATCGCTCACATCCGCACGTTCCAACACCTCGTTGAGTTTGACTGCGTTAACAAATTCATCGGTGCATTGATCGTGAGTGTTCCATTTCAGCCGCTCGTTCTCGTGAATCAGTCGCGTTGCCCTCGGCAGGTTCCGGCGAATATTCCACACGCGGCGAAAGGGACTCACGCTTACTGGAGATGTGGCTTCACGATATTCAGAGCCGATCCCCATCTCTACCGGCAATGGAACAACCGCGCTACCAAGTTCGGTCAGCCTTCTTGTGTCCGCATGCTCAATCGCCGCACTGTAACTATCGGCGAGGTTGAGAGTTCTCGGGCGGAACAGATATTGAGCCTCAGACCTCAGCTCTGCAACTTGGTGCAGCAATTCGACGAATTGTTCGTCGCGGCCGACTCGAAATGCAAGGTGTCCTTCTAGCAGATTGCGACGTATATCCATGAAGAGCCGATTTGCTGTTGCGAATCCTCCGTGGCTGACAAGGTCCCTGATCTCCGCGATGCACGCCCGCAATCTCATCTGGGTTGCCACCAAACAGGATTGCCATAACGCATGCACAGACACGTGAATTTGCGCTACCGTTGCTCGTTCCAGAAACGACAACTCCAAGTCACGTTTCTGCCACTGGAATAACCTGAGCGCCATCTGATAGAGAAGAGGTGGGTCTTCGACCCAAGGATCGGGTAACTTGTGAAGCTCGCGAGTCAGCGCTGTCACCATTCTCCTTTTCGTGAGCAGCGGCTCGCACTCCCGGAGCAAACTGCGTACTTCGAGTGCTTGCGTAAGCAGGTCAGATGGACATGGCCAGAAATCTTCCAAGTACGCATCCTTCTTGGGTTCTGCGCCACCAGAAACTGCCAAAGCACCGCGTTGCGCGCGCGGTCCAGCAACAATGCTGTTGATGACTGATGTAAGATTGTAATCAGGTTCACTTAGGTCGTAGCGGACCATAGGTATCTCTAGATCATTTTATGGAAGGGCATGCTGCGCGCCGCATCAGCAGAAATTTTCCCGTTGTCTGACCATTGCACTGTCAGAGCGTCCACTAACGAATGCAGGAGACTCTTGTGCATTTCCTCTGCGTCCACTTAGTTCGCCCATGTGTGGTCGTCTGTGCTTCCGAAAAATCCTCAGTCAAATCGATGACTGTGCCTATCGTGTTGAAGTTTATTCAAGGCCGGTCGGCGGCACACGTGTTCTTCAACATCGAGATGTGGTTGCACTGGGTATCCAGTTCGTCTATGTTACCCAGCCTGGCTCCATAATTAAGTTGTTTAGGATCACAGAGTCAAGTGTTACCGGCAATTCTGAAAATAGACTTTTCGCCGTCGTGGGCATCATGGCGTCGTGTGACCTCGGGATGCAATTTGTTCTTGACATTCGCAATGATCTCCTGTTCCGCACTGCGGCGTTTGACCCACCGCCGTCTCTTTCGCTGGCCCATGCCTTCCAGGCTGAAGACATGATACGCATGAAGGCCGGTCTCTCGGCCAATCGACGGAAGTCCCGGCGCGCATTATACCACTTGCAAGCACCGACATTGTTTATTCGAAAGTTAACCTTGACACTCTGCCAAACTGGGTCCGATTCGCTCGTCATCCGGCCTGGCCGACGGAAAATGCCCCAGTTAGGCTTTCGGGAAACATAAGAAAGTCAATCAGGAGAGAAGGAAGCCATAAGCGAGAAAAGCCAGCGCAATCGCTGGCTCGATTCATTCCCAGGCACTGCCGGGGATTCGCTTCTTGAAGCAATCGCCGGCTGGCTCCGGCCAATCCCAGTCAAGGCTGGCCAGAAACAGATCGCGCGCTAGTTCGGTCGCAACGGCGTGAAGCGGATGGCCCTCGGGGATTTCGGCGGTGATCACCGGTGTTTGGTCAAGGGAATCGCGGGAATTCACGATCTTGGGAGAGAAATGGAACATGGAAAGCCTCCTTTATTAGCTTATTCCGGAAACGGCAAAGAACCGCCTTTGCGCGGTCGGAGATATTGTCGTTTTTGGGAATAGTGGAGACTCTGCGCCCGGAGGGGAAATGGGCGGTTTGGTAGGGGTTGGATTCTACGAAAAAGTCCGCGAAAAGTCAAGCGACTTGCAATCGCCTCTGGTTTTGATTATATTGTAATATGGGTGGTGTTCTTGACAATTTATGGCACTTGATTATATTTGAATAGTCAGGCCGCCCGTCCCCCCAAGACTACCTAGCCAAACACGAAAGGGACCTATCTGCCCTGACGACTAGCAAACCCATAGACGATCGACTACCTACGACAGACCGAAGAGCGAGCGCATTCGGATATTCTCGTTTTCTCAAACGACCGAATCGCGCGTATTACCCGCGACTTCTTCGCCTATGAAATGACACGTATGTAGATGATCCCTTACATTCAGAATTTCCAGGCCGGAGTCGCATTGACTGCCGGCTTTTTTATGGCCGGCATGTTCCAACAAACGATATGGAGATTAGAAATGGAACAACCGACAAAACCGTCCACGTGGAGCGAGCAAGTGAAGTGGGACTACATTGTGGACAGAGCCCGAGAATTACTGCAGAGACTTCAGCAAGCAGGGGCACAATTTTACGCATACGGTGCATGCGACGTAATGCTTCTCCGCGGACAATTAATTGATCTCTCACGCACGTCAGAACTTCTGCTGGTTCTGAAATCATGCCTGCAAGAAGATCAAAGACGTTATGCACGAGAGGTGGCGCAGAACATACACTTTTTCGCGAAGCAGTCGATGCAATGCATTCCCTGTTCCGAAGAAGGGGCTGGAGGAATACGAAATTACCTGTCGTTTCGCGATCGCATTCGCATCATGGAATACTTCGAAAGCGAACGACTTTCTCAAACACAAGGAGACACAAATGAAGACTAAGGATTACGGGATTAACTGCCTTCTGGCATCCAACCACTGTGAGATGGTAGGACATGAGATTGACCCGCGGGGTCAAGTATGGATCGAATGGCGCGACACAGAGCTTGCTAACAAGCTCGTACGAGACTTCTACAGCGGCAGCGCGACAGTAAACGTGGCTGATTTTATGAGCAGCCTCAAACACATCAAAACACTTATTTTCAACCTGAGGAGACAAGCATATGGAGATAGAGAATATGAACTTCATAGACGAGAATTTACTATGTAATGAAGAAGCGCAGGCAAAGACCCTGCTGACCACAGGCATGCCGTCCATGAACGGTTGCCACGCTGATCATAGTCATGATGACCTTACCGAAGAAATCTTAGAGAAATTTGTCAGCCGTGACGATTGCGTCGGACAGGCCACTACCATGTCGACGCCAGTATCCGGCCGGGCGGACGTAGTAAAGAGATTACAAAAACACCTCTCCGGAGAGCTCCGGCTAGGACTCTACGATCTTCTGCCTGACGGAACCGCCCAGTGGGCCGTCGTAGAATTTGAAGATCACGATGGTGATACCGCCTGGGAAGACATTTGTCTGGCGAACGCGTTCCGTTACCAGCAAGAGCTCAAAGCTTTGGGCATTCCCAGTCTTCTCGAGCGTAGCAAGAACCTGAACGGAAGATGCTACCACCTGCATATCCGCCTTGATGAACCATTATCGGCCCGGCTCATCCGCGATAGTTTGCGCGATTTAGGCCGGAAGCTATTCGGCCCCTTCCAGAATGAGATCTTTCCCAAGGGGGATAACGGCATCGGACACTTCGTGTGGCTGCCCCTCTTTGGAGGCGCTGAAGATACCATTTACAATAAGTCCCGCGAAGGCCGTCGGGGAGGTGGTGTGCCAACTAGCCGAACCGTGTTCATCGATGAAACCGGTGCCGTGTACGCGGATCAGCGCGCAGCGCTTAACGCTTGGGACGCTGCTAACGCCAAGCAATTTGCCGACAGGATGCTGCCGTTGCAGGCACACACGACTGCACCAGCGTCGTCGTCAAAGCAGGGTACCGGTATCGAACAGAACCAGCCAGGGCTGGAGAAGATGGAAGCGAATTGCCCCATCATCAAGAAATGGGTCGAGAGCCCCATTGGCTGGCGTTATGATCACTGGCTTGGGATTGCAAGCAACTATGTCGTCTTCAAAGGCGGGTGGGAACGCTTTGTTGAGCTTAGCCGCAAGGACACGGCGAACTTCAGCCAGCGGGAGATCGACCGCATTCTTGATGAAGTGCTGGCTTTCCATGGACCGCAGACGTATGAGAAGTTCCGTGAACAAGGTCTGGAATTCGAGCTACCCGCAGGGTCACCGAAAGCGCCCGCCGGCTGGCGTACTTGTGTGGATCTTGACGCCTTACTTGGTAGGATCCTTGCCGCCAAGGGCAACGAGCAGGAAGAACTGACGGCAGACTGCTTCCGGGAGGAATTTCCTGTACTCTCGGCCGGGAAGCAGGATCGGCTCTTGGCCGATCTGGAGAAGCGCGGTGGAATCCCCGGCACCGACCTGCGACGCATGGCGCGCGAATCACTGAAGGTGTCATGCCTGGTCGGTCGTGATCTCAGAGAGTTGCTGCCGCGCTTGCGGGTGCTCGGAGCGACGCCCGAGGATTTAGGCGAAGTGATCTTCCGCTGGTTCACCGAGAACGGCGGAAAGTGCTATCGCGACAGGGACCATATCGGTTATCTCGTCTGGAAGGACAAAGCCTACGAGATTGGCCCCAACCAGCCCTATCGCTCCTTGCTGTGGGAGGTGGCCCGTATTACCGACAAGGGTATTGACTCGCAGAAGATGCTCGCAGCGATTTGTGCCGAGGTGGATCTGAAAGCCAAGGTCGTGGAGTTCTTCACGTGGCTGCATTCCGATACCTCTAATCATGTTCTCTACTTGCACCCGAACCGCCATGATGACCAGTTGGTGCAGGTGGACTGCACCGGAGTTCGTCTGGTTCCGAACGGTAACAATGACCACGAAGTCATCCTGACCGCACCCACCAAAATGAAACCCGCAGATCTGATTCCGATGGACGATGCCGGCTACAAGGCTGCGTGGCAGGACTTCAACCGGCTCATACTACAGAACATGGCGTCCTCACGCTCCAACCAGCTGATGGCAGCTTGTTGGGCAATTTGCTATCCCTTCATGGATTATGTGAAATCCTGCCCTCACTTGCGGTTCGAAGGCCGCACCAAACGGGGAAAAACCCGAGCGATGGACCTTATAGGCTACTTCATCTACGGAGACCAGCAGTACACGACATCAGCGACTACGGCATCGATCTTTTCAAACGCTTCCGTGAATCCGCTCTTCATGTACGACAATCTGGAAACGAAGAACATCACCCAAGAGATCTCCGATTTGCTGCTGACCATAGTAAGCGGCGGGCAACGCGAGAAGCGCGACATGACCACCGCCCACGGGGTGATCGAGGAACGAACGCATTGTCTGGCTTGCACGACCGGCATCGAAAACCTGAATCTGCCCGAGCAGATCAACCGAACGCTGACGATCCCCGTGGACCATTATGAGTACAGTTCCCCAGGTTGGTCGGACCGCATGTATGAGTTAATCAAGGCCAAGCGCTCGGAAATGTTCACAGCTCATATGCGGATTGTGTCACGAGTGTTATGCCGTATGTCACTGGGCGAGATGGAAGCGCGCGTTGACTGGATTCGGGCTCGCTTTCCCAAGGATCATGACAAGGACAGGGTGAACAGCTATCTGGCATTGATGACTTTGGTCGCTGAAGAACTTCTGCCAATCATCGAGCCGCAACTGCGTGTAGATGATTTGCTGGTGACTTGGATTCAGGACCAAGATGAAAGCGGCGGTGAAACCGCTCGCGAGTCGAGTCCAATTGTCATGTATCTGGAAGCGCTTCACAAGAAGGCGAAGCGGATGAAGGTCACGGATTCGGATGATGTGCTTGGCCAGGACTGGCCTTACAATGTAGACTGTAAGAAACGCGAGGACGGCCACTATACTATGTCCGGAATTGGCGCTGATTTCTTGTTGTCCTTTGGTCAGATTGCCCGTGAAAAGGGCCAGACGGCGCCGTATAAGAATGCGCAGCAGTTTGTGCGACGGTTGAAGGATGCGGAAGGCATCTTGAAAGATCGAGGGATTACGTTCACATCGCGCAAGAACCGGGAAGATGTTTCGGTCTACACTTTCGAATTCCCGGCACCGGAACAGAAGCCGGCGTCAACCGGTGGCGGCGAGTCGAACGCGCCGAAGAAGACATATCCAGCAGACGTGCTGGAGCCCTGCGAAAAGTAGTGTTGTTGTGCTGGAAGTGCAGGGATTGAATTCCGATCCCTGCATAATCCCTGCACCAATCCCTGCATACATAACTATAATAAAATATTTTACTTAACTAATATTTGCAGGGATTGAAGGGATCGAATTGAAAAAGATGTATATATAGAGAAGAGAGAAAACAGCCGCTTTTCCTTCTTCCCATATAGACACACCTTTCCCAAAACAATCCCTGCAATCCCTGCATTTCACATTTAATTTATTACAATTACAATACTTACGCTTGCCGGGATCGTGCAGGGATTGCCATTTGGATCCCTGCGTATTCCGGCTAATCACTACTACGTCGAAGCCGCATTTTGGGAGGCGGCTGTAACGTCACCCCATGTCCAAAAGGCACCAAACCACAGAAAGAAAAACACCCATGAACCTTCCACTACAACCACTAGCGCAGCAGCTTATTAAGCTGGGCGCGCGAAAACCCAAGCGACTGACGCTTGCCGATGTATTCGGCGTTCGAAAAACACAATGGCATCCAACACCGGACCCGCCTGTCAAACCGGACGTTGACTACCATCCCGAAGAAGAACGAAAGCCACAGGCTCCGCATTTCACCGGCATGTGGCTTGACCATTGGAGCCACTGGGGTGACGTGAAAAACCCGATCGGATCGCCGATGGAAAGCGGCGCATGATGCCTGATCCGAAGGATTTTGTCTAGTCGTGCCCGCCCGGCTTCCGACTCAGACAGAGTAATCACAGCACGTTAAGAGTTGCTCCAGAGCTGCACTAGACAAAAAGACAGACAAGACACATCTGGCTAGTCTTCCCAGATGTACTATGTCCTATCCGAGCATATAATCGGACTCTACTCTGTAGCCGAGTTCCAAATTCTGTCTATTTTGTCTTGTTGGATCATTTGAGACATTAAGAATAAAGATAATAACATCTTAACGTTGTGGGAGACTAGACAAAAGTAGCCAAACCGACCCCTAAATTTGTCTAGAGTTGTCTTGTCTCACTCTGAAGAGTGCAAATGCGGAAATTCCCCTTTTATGACTTTGTCTAGTCCATATCTCCAAATTTCCATTTTCCCACCTTGGGGAAATGCTAACTTCACCACTTTGACGTAAAGGGCCCTGCTTGGACCGTAGTAGCGCGGCTTGGCTACGAGCACCCAATTGTGGTCAGTAGTTAGAAGCTGGCTCTGCGGGGCTACAGACAAGCAGTTCAGCCACTCTACGCAGCCGATACCACCCCGCCGCCCATGAACTATTTACTGAAAGCCATCCGGCCGGATACGGACCACGTGCAGAACGATCTGCGCACACCACAAGGCACCGCGTATACGGCGATGTGGCTTGATGACTTTGCCCTCTACGGCGATGTCAAAGACCCGCTCGGATCACCCATGGAATCGGGCGCATAAAAAGAATCCCAGTCTGATGAAGATTGGGATTCTCTCTTTTCGGGATGGGTGGGATCCATGCCCTTAAATCATAGGAAAGCATGCTTTGTTGAAGGTCCAGCGCTGAAACTGAACCCGTCAGGATCTCCCAACCTCAGCCCATAGGCTCTCTTCCCAACCCGGTCTCGAAACGGCTGTCAGAATTTTTTTTGGATTTTTCCACAAGTCACACAATCAAGGTTGGATCCCCGAACATTCACCGCGCGAAAGCGAAGTTATTAGCGAAATCAACCGCATCATAAGATAAAGAAGAAAGCCCGCACAAGCGCGCCTTCTTCCCTCCCAGAAGCCTTGGTTTCACCGCTGGGGCTTCTTATTTTATCCCTCTCCAGCCACGCCCAACATCGCCCCCAGCACGTCCATATCTTCGCCGCCATTAGCCAGAGAGTCAAGCAACAAGGCGCACCAAAACATGTGCTCTTTTAGCGGGTGCCCCAGCGGCACGTGAAACGGAATGACTGGAACCGCATCGAGCGAGTCGCGATTGTTGACTACGCGCACATCATCGGGCCAAAGTGTTGGCACGAACTACCTCCCCATCTTGAACCCATACGGCGATCACTGACCTCCCTGGCATTCCGAAGGTGAAGTAGCCTCCATGCTGCTTATAGTACCGCGTCGTTCCCACTGCAGGATCGAATGCCGCGTGACCGCAGGCCCACGCCAGCGCAGCATCATAATCCGGAATCAGCTTGGCTATGCGGTCCAGCAGAATAGTACGGCCGACATCCAGAGCTGCGATACCCGCATCCATGCGATCCAGCACCGCTTGCGGGGCAACGCCCGCGGCCATAGCACGTTCTCTCTCGATCCGCCGCAGCTCAACTTTCTCCTGGCGGCGTCGGCGAATCAGCATGATCACTTCCAGCGAAAGGCCCTCGAATTCTCCTGGTTTCTCGGGTGAGATCAATGGGTAGTCCGTGCGGCCTCCGTCGAAGCTTCGATGGCCTCTGCAGGCGTAAGCTCACCCGCAATAACGCGTCGGATGAACGGGGCGTGTTCCCATGTGCGCCAGAAACTGGTATGCAGCCAGTGCCTTAGCGCCGCAAAGCCAGGCTCGATGCCATCACAACAAATGCTGGTGCTGAATCCTACCCGGCCACCGGGAGTGTACTCCATCTCCAAGTACCCGTGCCAACACGCGAAGTTCGCCCGCGCTACATACTCCGCCATCACGGCCAGCTTGTCTTCCGGTACCTGTAGCAGCGGATAGGTCCAGACCGCTAGAAGCTTCGCGGGCAAATAGCCGGAGAGCTCCCAGTAGAATAACTCCCCGTCAATCTCCACACTCTGGTGCAGGTCGAAGATCTTGTTGTCGGTGCCGCCACGATACCGCAGTTCAGAATGGCGCACCCCCAACTCATCGAGAAAATCCAGCAACCTCTGGGCAAACGGATCAATC from bacterium encodes the following:
- a CDS encoding tetratricopeptide repeat protein, producing MTRTTKTLSTVEVQKALSQEDPFDAELARATDMIAKNPTDPKAYVARALLYLDDGYDEAVMRDVEKAIELNPDDPKAFAIRGLCYSSSFFDDDAKAQADFSTAMNLLAKNHSVRLASRESDVKPRTELMSIIQQATKDIRNKKMVDDALIRRGRAYYDLGAATKALRDVERAIAKNTANVDAYLLRAKLCRADEDDVRMKADVEMAHRLDTSRPEGYTFLAEAYFHAGAGLTDLALDAADKALAIDNDYSSAHLVRGQILCELGKRSDALAEFRAALSLDPLYADAHLEFAECLEEEGLIPDAIEEFKAYISNADRVDVLAIIETIEHVDELKAAAN